One window of Nicotiana tomentosiformis chromosome 11, ASM39032v3, whole genome shotgun sequence genomic DNA carries:
- the LOC104086601 gene encoding F-box/WD-40 repeat-containing protein At5g21040-like — translation MEFECQRGTKIGLKDCSINCVDYPCKGKADSIFIEPSKNSKSFAFDSEKQKSLRRLDGKGASLSLKCEESLAVKEVLLDCRSITDLPPALISEILNCLEPKELGIVSCVNTSLYRLASELHVWKEFYYERWGQPILLAPLGAEHVDEKSWKELFVEREFRSKTFMGRYSIDTLHGHTEAVRTVVVLSSKKLVFTSGYDQIVRMWDLEEGLSIASSRPLGCTIRAVAADSRLLVAGGTEGFIHGWRAEDGNPHLFDLRSPQNQNMEFRVWKHEGPITCLALDLNKMYSGSWDMSIRVWDRSSLKCLEVLMHNDWVWSLSPYDTTVSSTAGSDLYVWDTNSGSKLAIVTNVHAGDAFSLARSLTGKLLFSGGEDGAIHMFEIIRNVKFHVRRVATWIPHSGAVYSLAFEFPWLVSASSDGKLSLIDVRKLLRTKRSYAMEKPSKINNCVKNVEPPQRMLHGFGSNLFAVDVGPDRIVCAGEEGVVRIWNFSEALEIEQRVRALRGLRLENRMRRRKLQSVMTGKGSRADQCSVAAKKYQMNDDRNSWRNKRRLTGKVKV, via the coding sequence ATGGAATTTGAATGCCAAAGAGGTACTAAGATTGGTTTGAAAGATTGTTCTATAAATTGTGTAGACTACCCCTGCAAAGGAAAAGCTGATTCTATTTTTATTGAACCTTCAAAGAACAGTAAGAGTTTCGCATTTGACTCAGAGAAACAAAAGTCACTGAGGAGATTGGATGGGAAAGGTGCTAGTTTGAGTTTGAAATGCGAGGAGTCGCTCGCTGTTAAGGAGGTTCTGCTTGATTGTCGGTCTATTACTGACCTTCCTCCGGCATTGATCTCAGAAATACTTAATTGCTTAGAACCGAAGGAACTTGGCATTGTTTCTTGTGTGAATACGTCATTGTATCGTCTTGCTTCTGAGCTCCATGTGTGGAAGGAGTTCTATTATGAGAGGTGGGGGCAGCCAATATTGCTGGCACCTTTGGGCGCAGAGCATGTGGATGAGAAGTCGTGGAAGGAGCTTTTCGTGGAGAGGGAATTCCGTAGTAAAACATTCATGGGACGCTATAGTATCGATACATTGCATGGTCATACTGAGGCTGTTAGAACTGTTGTTGTTTTATCTTCAAAGAAGCTTGTGTTTACTTCAGGGTATGATCAGATAGTAAGAATGTGGGACCTGGAAGAAGGTTTATCCATTGCATCATCTCGCCCTCTTGGCTGCACAATTCGTGCAGTTGCAGCTGATTCAAGGCTCTTAGTGGCAGGGGGTACAGAAGGATTTATACATGGCTGGAGAGCGGAGGATGGAAATCCACATCTCTTTGATCTTCGATCACCTCAGAACCAGAACATGGAATTCAGAGTTTGGAAACATGAAGGCCCAATAACATGTCTTGCATTGGATTTAAATAAGATGTACAGTGGTTCATGGGACATGAGCATACGTGTTTGGGATCGATCTTCTTTGAAATGTTTGGAAGTTTTAATGCATAATGACTGGGTTTGGAGCCTTTCTCCCTATGATACAACAGTGTCGAGCACTGCAGGTTCAGATCTTTATGTCTGGGACACTAATAGCGGATCAAAACTTGCTATTGTCACCAATGTTCATGCTGGTGATGCTTTTTCTTTGGCGCGAAGTCTCACAGGGAAGCTCCTATTCAGTGGAGGGGAAGATGGAGCTATACACATGTTTGAGATCATTAGAAATGTTAAGTTTCATGTCAGGCGTGTAGCAACATGGATTCCTCACTCTGGTGCTGTTTATTCTCTTGCATTTGAGTTCCCTTGGCTTGTTTCAGCTTCTAGTGATGGAAAATTATCACTTATTGATGTGAGAAAGCTGTTGAGGACAAAGCGGAGTTATGCGATGGAGAAGCCTTCAAAGATTAACAATTGCGTTAAAAATGTAGAGCCACCTCAAAGAATGCTACATGGATTTGGAAGCAATCTGTTTGCTGTGGATGTTGGTCCTGATCGTATTGTGTGTGCTGGAGAAGAAGGTGTTGTTAGGATCTGGAACTTCTCAGAAGCTTTGGAGATTGAGCAGAGAGTTAGAGCATTAAGAGGACTAAGGTTAGAGAACAGAATGAGGAGGCGTAAACTTCAGTCTGTAATGACTGGTAAAGGTAGTCGCGCTGATCAGTGCTCAGTTGCTGCTAAGAAGTATCAAATGAATGATGATAGGAACAGCTGGCGCAACAAACGTAGGTTGACTGGGAAGGTGAAGGTCTAG
- the LOC138901875 gene encoding uncharacterized mitochondrial protein AtMg00810-like, which yields MSVSPLFIYKNNTDIAILLIYVDDILLIASSSTLLSSLIAALKSEFSMNDLGLINFFLGISVTSRDGGYFICQSKYIKDLLGRANLLSSKPVTSPISPKSIHNSSDSSPFSDATLYRSLVGGLQYLTFTRPDIAFAVNRVSQFMHSPSVTHFTAVKRILRYLNVSLTRGLFIPGGSIDSLSCYSDADWAGCPTTRRSTSAFCLFLGSNLVSWSSKK from the coding sequence ATGTCAGTTTCTCCTCTATTTATCTACAAAAATAATACTGACATTGCTATTCTTCTCATCTATGTGGACGATATTCTTCTTATCGCTTCTTCTTCTACTTTACTTAGTTCTTTGATCGCGGCCTTAAAATCAGAATTTTCCATGAATGATTTAGGTTTGATTAATTTCTTTCTTGGCATCTCTGTAACTTCTCGAGATGGTGGTTACTTTATTTGTCAGTCCAAATATATTAAAGATCTCCTAGGTCGTGCCAACCTTCTTTCTTCCAAACCTGTTACTTCACCTATTTCCCCGAAATCTATACATAATTCTAGTGACTCATCTCCATTCTCAGATGCTACTCTCTATAGGAGCCTTGTTGGTGGTCTTCAATATCTTACATTTACCCGTCCAGATATTGCATTTGCTGTTAATAGAGTGTCCCAGTTTATGCATTCACCCTCGGTGACTCATTTTACTGCGGTGAAACGTATTCTACGATACTTGAATGTCTCTTTGACTCGTGGTTTGTTCATTCCTGGTGGTTCTATTGATAGTTTGTCCTGTTATAGTGATGCCGATTGGGCTGGCTGCCCTACCACTCGACGATCTACCTCAGCTTTTTGCTTGTTTCTTGGTTCTAATCTTGTTTCTTGGTCTTCTAAAAAGTAG